The following proteins are co-located in the Acropora palmata chromosome 11, jaAcrPala1.3, whole genome shotgun sequence genome:
- the LOC141896488 gene encoding uncharacterized protein LOC141896488 has protein sequence MNAELAAVFFCLVLGVSVDWIQASSTILPWSSATASPEAPKTTTITSSPTTSNSMTTAMLTSLELSPSSLSADSSSKNMSVAISTTLSKGFSGDTVSPSLPLTTTGVSPETAPIVVSISSRAIVFSNTTAILTSSSGILVTSQSKSASSTDAKTTEIGGDIVGSSSASTILTSSSGILETSQSKSASSTDAKTTEIGGDIVGSSSASTILTSSSGILETSQSKSASSTDAKRTEIGSDIVGSSSTSTILTSSSVILEMSQSKSASSTDAKTTEIGSNIVGSSSASTILTSSSGILETSQSKSASSTDAKTTEIGRDIVGSSSASTILTSSSGILETSQSKSASSTDAKTTEIGSDIVGSSSASTETGSHIVRSSFTSTILTSSDAILPRSQTTSASSLTASKSTERPSPHPASTPVTQTPSPRPTIAPEGTKIVNMAVTLEMEFLEEYNDVNSPSYNELVSNLTIELRKVYQGVDGFVDVRVLFITKGSVVCNYIVILARNSKTTDDDLKKELDGKFPFDVTGIAVIEDSDAVAAKKKLPQWAMTTMIVLGALAFCFLVIAIYACVKYRNAMSSENYIYDVPPGKLDMRAYDAIAMGHMRANVDWNTSTAQRHLVSSHENPTYGS, from the exons CTTCTTCTACCATTTTACCTTGGTCGTCAGCAACTGCATCACCCGAAGCTCCCAAAACTACAACAATCACCTCGTCACCTACGACATCCAACAGCATGACCACTGCAATGCTTACTTCCCTAGAACTATCACCTTCATCTCTTTCTGCAGATTCTTCCTCGAAAAACATGTCTGTTGCAATATCCACAACATTATCGAAAGGATTCAGTGGGGATACAGTTAGTCCCTCTTTGCCCTTGACGACCACGGGAGTTTCTCCTGAAACTGCTCCAATTGTTGTTAGCATTAGCAGTAGAGCTATTGTTTTTTCAAACACTACAGCTATTTTGACCTCCTCCAGCGGAATCTTGGTAACGTCGCAGAGCAAGTCAGCTAGTTCAACAGATGCAAAGACGACAGAGATTGGGGGTGACATTGTGGGTTCTTCATCAGCTTCAACTATTTTAACCTCCTCCAGCGGAATCTTGGAAACGTCGCAGAGCAAGTCAGCTAGTTCAACAGATGCAAAGACGACAGAGATTGGGGGTGACATTGTGGGTTCTTCATCAGCTTCAACTATTTTGACCTCCTCCAGCGGAATCTTGGAAACGTCGCAGAGCAAGTCAGCTAGTTCAACAGATGCAAAGAGGACAGAAATAGGGAGTGACATTGTGGGCTCTTCATCAACTTCAACTATTTTGACCTCCTCCAGCGTAATCTTGGAAATGTCGCAGAGCAAGTCAGCTAGTTCAACAGATGCAAAGACGACAGAGATTGGGAGTAACATTGTGGGTTCTTCATCAGCTTCAACTATTTTAACCTCCTCCAGCGGAATCTTGGAAACGTCGCAGAGCAAGTCAGCTAGTTCAACAGATGCAAAGACGACAGAGATTGGGAGAGACATTGTGGGTTCTTCATCAGCTTCAACTATTTTGACCTCCTCCAGCGGAATCTTGGAAACGTCGCAGAGCAAGTCAGCTAGTTCAACAGATGCAAAGACGACAGAGATTGGGAGTGACATTGTGGGTTCTTCATCAGCTTCAACTGAGACTGGGAGTCACATTGTGCGTTCTTCATTTACGTCAACTATTTTGACCTCCTCCGACGCAATCTTGCCAAGATCGCAGACAACTTCAGCTAGTTCACTAACTGCCTCGAAAAGTACCGAAAGGCCATCGCCTCATCCTGCATCTACTCCTGTTACACAGACCCCCTCGCCACGCCCAACAATTGCACCAGAGGGAACAAAGATTGTTAACATGGCAGTGACACTAGAAATGGAGTTCTTGGAAGAATACAATGATGTAAACAGCCCTTCTTACAACGAATTGGTTTCGAATCTAACCATTGAACTAAGGAAAGTTTATCAGGGAGTTGATGGTTTTGTCGATGTTCGCGTCCTATTTATTACAAAGGGAAGTGTCGTTTGCAACTACATTGTCATCTTAGCAAGGAACTCTAAAACGACTGATGATGATTTAAAGAAGGAATTAGATGGGAAATTTCCTTTTGATGTGACAGGTATCGCAGTTATAGAGGATTCAGACGCTGTTGCAGCGAAAAAGAAGTTGCCTCAGTGGGCAATGACAACCATGATTGTGCTGGGTGCCCTAgcattttgctttcttgtaATCGCAATATACGCATGC GTAAAATACAGAAATGCCATGTCCTCTGAAAATTATATATACGACGTGCCGCCGGGAAAACTTGACATGCGCGCCTACGATGCAATTGCGATGGGCCACATGAGAGCTAATGTCGACTGGAATACATCAACAGCACAGAGACACCTTGTTTCATCACACGAAAATCCC ACATATGGCTCTTAA